One Blattabacterium cuenoti DNA window includes the following coding sequences:
- a CDS encoding prephenate dehydrogenase/arogenate dehydrogenase family protein, which produces MKTIIGIIGLGLIGGSIGFSLRKFNYNVIGFDFNKKNSDCALKIGIINKIVSFQDLIKISSIIILSIPVDEIIKILNNILNKVNKKQVVFDTGSTKYSICKSIISNKNRGRFVASHPIAGIENSGPQSARYNLFYRKNCIICDKKLSDPDALLTTNKIFNILKMNVSYMESKEHDIYISYVSHLPHVISFVLSRIIFKKFLYNKKKFIKIIGNGLISTTRLSKSSSDTWTPIFLDNRDNLIDTIHLYINFLKSFNNLLLEKNIYKIHKYLKKYNINKIINDINYE; this is translated from the coding sequence ATGAAAACTATTATTGGTATAATAGGATTAGGATTAATTGGTGGATCTATTGGATTCTCATTGAGAAAATTTAATTATAATGTTATAGGGTTTGATTTTAATAAGAAAAACTCCGATTGTGCATTAAAAATAGGAATTATTAATAAGATTGTATCATTTCAAGATCTAATAAAAATATCATCAATAATAATATTATCTATTCCTGTAGATGAGATAATAAAAATATTAAATAATATTCTTAATAAAGTAAATAAAAAACAAGTTGTATTTGATACTGGTTCTACTAAATATAGTATATGTAAAAGTATTATTTCTAATAAAAATAGAGGACGTTTTGTTGCATCTCATCCAATTGCTGGGATAGAAAATTCTGGTCCTCAATCAGCTAGATACAATCTTTTTTATAGAAAAAATTGTATTATTTGTGACAAAAAATTAAGTGATCCAGACGCATTATTAACTACTAATAAAATTTTTAATATTTTAAAAATGAATGTTAGTTATATGGAGTCTAAAGAACATGATATATACATATCCTATGTATCACATTTACCTCATGTAATATCTTTTGTTTTATCTAGAATCATTTTTAAAAAATTTTTGTATAATAAAAAAAAATTTATCAAAATAATTGGAAATGGATTAATTTCCACTACACGTTTATCAAAAAGTAGTTCTGATACGTGGACACCTATTTTTTTAGACAATAGAGATAACTTAATTGATACTATACATTTATATATAAATTTTTTAAAATCTTTTAATAATCTTCTTTTGGAAAAAAATATTTATAAAATTCATAAATATTTAAAAAAATATAATATAAATAAAATAATTAACGATATAAATTATGAATAA
- a CDS encoding peroxiredoxin: protein MKTLISKEAPYFKANAVLNGKDIVNDFTIQQYKGKKYVILFFYPKDFTFVCPTEIYAFQNILPSFEKRNTQIVAVSTDTEYSHWTWLQMPKKNGGIHGVTYPIVSDINKTISYNYGVLSGFWNCDCNNNSVKIEGKGELVAYRGLFLIDKKGIIRHILINDLPLGRNVKESIRMIDALQTFEKKGEVCPANWNIGEKTMKANHEGIIDYLSS from the coding sequence ATGAAAACATTAATTTCAAAAGAAGCTCCTTATTTTAAAGCAAATGCTGTTTTAAATGGAAAAGATATTGTTAATGATTTTACTATACAACAATATAAAGGAAAAAAATATGTTATATTATTTTTTTATCCTAAAGATTTTACTTTTGTATGTCCTACTGAAATATATGCATTTCAAAATATTTTACCAAGTTTTGAAAAAAGAAATACACAAATTGTTGCAGTATCTACTGATACTGAATATTCTCATTGGACATGGCTACAAATGCCAAAAAAAAATGGAGGAATTCATGGAGTAACTTACCCAATTGTTTCAGATATAAATAAAACTATATCATATAATTATGGTGTTTTATCTGGATTTTGGAATTGTGATTGTAATAATAATTCCGTAAAAATAGAAGGAAAGGGTGAATTAGTCGCTTATAGAGGATTATTTTTAATAGATAAAAAAGGTATTATAAGACATATATTAATAAATGATTTACCTTTAGGTAGAAATGTTAAAGAATCGATCCGTATGATAGATGCTTTACAAACTTTCGAAAAAAAAGGAGAAGTTTGTCCTGCAAATTGGAATATTGGAGAAAAAACTATGAAAGCTAATCATGAAGGAATTATAGATTATTTATCTTCTTAA
- the dnaG gene encoding DNA primase, which translates to MVIPKNIKEKILYNSRIEDVIGELIPLKKSGVNYRGLSPFSQEKNPSFIVSPVKKIWKDFSSGKGGDVINFLMEYEHFTYLESLRYLANKYDIKIEEKNSFFYKNKYNKLFYIQNYAKSFFIHQLFFNQEGIQEGLSYLQNDRGFYKKTIHKFELGYAINSWKNFMENSLKKGFRLNDLIKLGLVFCKKSKYFDYFRKRIIFPIHNLNGQVVGFGGRNTNNSDYFNVKYINSPNNDIFKKSKILYGLFQSKIDILKKDTCYMVEGYTDVISLYQSGIKNVVSTSGISITVNQIILIKQFTKNITIFYDGDISGIKASLKIINILLKQNINLKILFLSNGEDPDSISKKYSPYNLKIFLKENSYNFISFKQKVYEKYHNDNDLIKKSLLIFNILNSLSKLDNEIQKELYIQELSRIFRISEKVLFFELEKLKSNKKTIKNTFFLKKNTLIPVEEELIQILIIYGEKKVKESNNKTIFDMISYYFKCWNIRFLSEKNQKIFEKIYNKEKNHIFKIKIRKNIFLPDKNLEIYLYEILLRYKSVYISILIKKEIIRYNNIKNKNKKLLLDRIIYLTNLKNKVNKKLHRYV; encoded by the coding sequence ATGGTAATTCCTAAAAATATTAAAGAAAAAATATTATATAATTCTCGTATAGAAGATGTTATAGGTGAATTGATTCCACTTAAAAAAAGTGGAGTCAATTATAGAGGACTTAGTCCATTTTCACAAGAAAAAAATCCATCTTTTATTGTTTCTCCTGTAAAAAAAATATGGAAGGATTTTAGTTCTGGAAAAGGTGGAGATGTTATTAATTTTTTAATGGAATACGAGCATTTTACATATTTAGAATCGTTACGTTATTTAGCTAATAAATATGATATTAAAATAGAAGAAAAAAATAGTTTTTTTTATAAAAATAAATATAATAAATTATTTTATATTCAAAATTATGCTAAATCATTTTTTATTCATCAATTATTTTTTAATCAAGAAGGAATACAAGAAGGTTTAAGTTATTTACAAAATGATAGAGGATTTTACAAGAAAACAATACATAAATTTGAATTAGGATATGCTATTAATTCATGGAAAAATTTTATGGAAAATTCTTTAAAAAAAGGTTTTAGATTAAATGATTTAATTAAATTAGGATTAGTATTTTGTAAAAAATCAAAATATTTTGATTATTTTAGAAAAAGAATAATTTTTCCAATTCATAATTTAAATGGACAAGTTGTAGGTTTTGGGGGAAGAAATACTAATAATTCGGATTATTTTAATGTAAAGTATATTAATTCACCAAATAATGATATTTTCAAAAAAAGTAAAATATTATATGGATTATTTCAATCTAAAATAGATATCCTAAAAAAAGATACCTGTTATATGGTGGAAGGATATACTGATGTAATTTCATTGTACCAATCTGGTATAAAAAATGTAGTTTCTACTTCTGGTATATCTATAACTGTAAATCAAATTATATTGATTAAACAGTTTACAAAAAATATTACTATTTTTTATGATGGAGATATTTCTGGTATAAAAGCATCATTGAAAATAATTAATATTTTATTAAAGCAAAATATTAATTTAAAAATTTTATTTTTATCTAACGGAGAAGATCCAGATTCTATATCGAAAAAATATTCTCCTTATAACTTGAAAATATTTTTAAAAGAGAATAGTTATAATTTCATATCTTTTAAACAAAAAGTTTACGAAAAATATCATAATGATAATGATCTTATCAAAAAATCATTATTAATTTTTAATATATTAAATAGTTTGTCGAAATTAGATAATGAAATTCAAAAAGAATTGTATATACAAGAGTTATCAAGAATATTTCGAATAAGTGAAAAAGTTTTATTTTTTGAGTTGGAAAAATTGAAAAGTAATAAAAAGACAATAAAAAATACATTTTTTTTAAAAAAAAATACATTGATTCCTGTAGAAGAAGAACTTATTCAAATATTGATAATATATGGAGAAAAAAAAGTAAAAGAAAGTAATAATAAAACAATATTTGATATGATATCGTATTATTTTAAATGTTGGAATATTCGTTTTTTATCAGAAAAAAATCAAAAAATATTTGAAAAAATTTATAACAAAGAAAAAAATCATATTTTTAAAATAAAAATTAGAAAAAATATTTTTTTACCAGATAAAAATTTAGAAATATATTTATATGAAATCTTATTAAGATATAAATCCGTTTATATATCAATTTTGATAAAAAAAGAAATTATACGTTATAATAATATAAAAAATAAAAATAAAAAATTATTATTAGATAGAATTATTTATTTAACTAACCTTAAAAATAAAGTTAATAAAAAATTGCATAGATATGTGTGA
- a CDS encoding pyridoxal phosphate-dependent aminotransferase, which produces MIIKSKNIKKISEYFFSKKIREINEFEKNGIKVINLGMGNPDILPPKSVIYKMKKASELTHANYYQSSIGLDALRKAISDWYNKIYQVNINPDNEILPLMGSKEGIMYIAMSYLDKGDQVLVPNPGYPTYTSVSKLLGAKIIYYNLNENENWIPNIKSLKLMNLSKVKIIWVNYPHMPTGADIQIKKLEELILLAEKNGILIVYDNPYSCINNNRFLSIFNIKNARNIAIELNSLSKSYNIPGWRVGMIIGKKNFIKNILKVKSQMDSGMYYPIQIGAIEAMRYNKNWFKILNKEYSNRRKIIWEICDILKIKYSKYNKSGIFVWAKLTNCDNDLEWSNKFLKKYYTFITPGQIFGTNGKGYVRFFCCSVKTLKKVKNRILS; this is translated from the coding sequence ATGATTATAAAATCTAAAAATATAAAAAAAATATCTGAATATTTTTTTTCAAAAAAAATTAGAGAAATTAATGAATTTGAAAAAAATGGGATAAAAGTTATTAATTTAGGAATGGGTAATCCAGATATTCTTCCTCCAAAAAGTGTTATATATAAAATGAAAAAAGCATCAGAATTGACACATGCAAATTATTACCAAAGTTCAATAGGATTAGATGCTTTAAGAAAAGCTATTTCTGATTGGTATAATAAAATATATCAAGTAAATATAAATCCTGATAACGAAATTTTACCATTAATGGGATCAAAAGAAGGAATTATGTATATAGCTATGTCTTATTTAGATAAAGGAGATCAAGTTCTTGTTCCAAATCCTGGATATCCAACTTATACTTCTGTATCTAAACTTTTAGGAGCAAAAATTATTTATTATAATTTAAATGAAAATGAAAATTGGATTCCAAATATTAAATCTTTAAAATTAATGAATTTATCAAAAGTAAAAATTATTTGGGTTAATTATCCTCATATGCCAACAGGTGCTGATATTCAAATAAAAAAATTAGAGGAACTTATTCTTTTAGCTGAAAAAAATGGTATTCTTATTGTTTATGACAATCCTTATAGTTGTATAAATAATAATCGTTTTTTAAGTATTTTTAATATAAAAAATGCTAGAAATATAGCTATAGAATTAAATTCATTAAGTAAAAGTTATAATATTCCTGGATGGAGGGTGGGGATGATAATAGGAAAAAAAAATTTTATTAAAAATATTTTAAAAGTTAAAAGTCAAATGGATTCAGGTATGTATTATCCAATCCAAATTGGTGCTATAGAAGCGATGAGATATAATAAAAATTGGTTTAAGATATTAAATAAAGAATATTCTAATCGTAGAAAAATTATATGGGAAATTTGTGATATTTTAAAAATAAAATATTCAAAATATAATAAATCAGGAATTTTTGTATGGGCAAAATTAACTAATTGTGATAATGATTTAGAATGGTCAAATAAATTTTTAAAAAAATATTATACATTCATTACTCCAGGACAAATATTTGGTACTAATGGAAAAGGTTATGTTAGATTTTTTTGTTGTTCCGTAAAAACATTAAAAAAAGTTAAAAATAGAATTCTTTCATGA
- a CDS encoding enoyl-ACP reductase FabI, with translation MSYNLLKGKKGIIFGALDENSIAWKVALRSYEEKAKFVLTNTPVSIRMGNIKNLSNKTESIIIPADATSIKDLNILFEKSLNFLGGKIDFILHSIAMSINIRKKISYPNLNYDFLKKGWDISSISFHKIMKVAWEKEAMNKWGSIVALTYIASNRSFPFYVDMSDYKSYLESITRNFGYYWGIKNKVRVNTVSQSPTITRSSKSIQKFDKFLNLSNKMSPLGNASSQDCANYIIMLFSDFTRKVTMQNLYHDGGFSKTGISESFII, from the coding sequence ATGTCTTATAATCTTTTAAAAGGTAAAAAAGGTATTATATTTGGTGCTTTAGATGAAAATTCTATTGCATGGAAAGTAGCATTACGTTCTTATGAAGAAAAAGCAAAATTTGTATTAACTAATACTCCAGTTTCAATAAGAATGGGGAATATAAAAAATTTATCTAATAAAACAGAATCTATAATTATTCCCGCAGACGCAACATCTATAAAAGATCTAAATATACTATTTGAAAAATCATTAAATTTTTTAGGAGGAAAAATTGATTTTATACTTCATTCCATAGCAATGTCCATTAATATAAGAAAAAAAATAAGTTATCCAAATTTAAATTATGATTTTTTAAAAAAAGGATGGGATATATCTTCTATATCCTTTCATAAAATAATGAAAGTAGCTTGGGAAAAAGAAGCAATGAATAAATGGGGTTCAATCGTAGCATTAACTTATATTGCTTCTAATCGTAGTTTTCCATTTTATGTAGACATGTCTGACTATAAATCTTATTTAGAAAGTATTACTAGAAATTTTGGATATTATTGGGGAATAAAAAATAAAGTTAGGGTAAATACAGTATCACAATCTCCTACTATTACTAGATCCTCTAAGTCTATTCAAAAATTTGATAAATTTTTAAATTTATCTAATAAAATGTCTCCATTAGGTAATGCATCATCACAAGATTGTGCTAATTACATAATTATGTTATTTTCAGATTTTACAAGAAAAGTAACAATGCAAAATTTATATCATGATGGTGGTTTTTCTAAAACTGGGATTAGTGAATCATTTATAATATAA
- the metK gene encoding methionine adenosyltransferase — protein MSYLFTSESVSEGHPDKISDQISDGILDNFLAFDPNSKVALETMVTTGQVIVSGEVNSKIWVNIHKICRNILKKIGYTKNEYNFHANSCGVLTSIHGQSLDLLNGIEKRNKKNRGAGDQCIVFGYAVKESKNYIPLSLEISHNLLKELSNIRNEGNQMKYLRPDAKSQVTIEYSNKDIPIHVHAIVISIQHDDFDTSINMNKKIVKDIKNILIPRFKNNFLSKKNKNLFTERTKYYINSTGRFVIGGPNGDTGLTGRKIIVDTYGGRGAHGGGAFSGKDPSKMDRSGAYEARHIAKNIVASGLSDEVLLQISYIAGVDYPINVFVNTYGKSKINIKDEIVAHNINKLFDLRPFSIEKRLNLRQPIYEETSVYGHMGRTPKKISKYFFDIMGNSIRKDLELFTWEKLDYLSVIKDVFLKKF, from the coding sequence ATGTCTTATCTATTTACTAGTGAATCTGTTTCAGAAGGTCATCCTGATAAAATTTCAGATCAAATATCAGATGGTATATTAGATAATTTTTTAGCATTTGATCCTAATTCAAAAGTAGCCTTAGAAACAATGGTAACTACAGGACAAGTTATAGTTTCTGGAGAAGTTAACTCAAAAATATGGGTAAACATACATAAAATATGTAGAAACATATTAAAAAAAATAGGTTATACCAAAAACGAATATAATTTTCATGCCAACTCTTGTGGAGTTTTGACATCTATTCACGGACAATCTTTAGATTTATTAAATGGAATTGAAAAACGTAATAAAAAAAATAGAGGGGCAGGAGATCAATGTATTGTTTTTGGATATGCAGTGAAAGAATCAAAAAATTATATTCCATTATCTTTAGAAATTTCTCATAATTTATTGAAAGAACTTTCAAATATAAGAAATGAGGGAAATCAAATGAAATATCTTCGTCCGGACGCAAAATCTCAAGTAACTATAGAATATTCTAATAAAGATATACCAATACATGTTCATGCTATAGTTATTTCTATTCAACATGATGATTTTGATACTTCAATCAATATGAATAAAAAAATTGTTAAGGACATTAAAAATATATTAATTCCTAGATTTAAAAATAATTTTTTATCAAAAAAAAATAAAAATTTATTTACGGAACGGACAAAATATTATATAAATTCTACTGGAAGATTTGTTATTGGTGGACCTAATGGAGACACAGGATTAACTGGTAGAAAAATTATTGTTGATACTTATGGTGGGAGAGGAGCTCATGGAGGAGGAGCTTTTTCTGGAAAAGATCCATCTAAAATGGATAGATCTGGAGCTTATGAAGCTAGACATATAGCAAAAAATATTGTAGCATCCGGGTTATCAGATGAAGTGTTATTACAAATATCTTATATTGCAGGAGTTGATTATCCTATTAATGTTTTTGTAAATACCTATGGTAAATCAAAAATAAATATTAAAGATGAAATAGTTGCTCATAATATAAATAAATTATTTGATTTAAGACCATTCTCTATAGAAAAAAGACTTAATTTACGTCAACCCATATACGAAGAAACTTCTGTATATGGACATATGGGAAGAACCCCTAAAAAAATTTCTAAATATTTTTTTGATATAATGGGTAATTCTATTAGAAAAGATCTAGAACTTTTTACTTGGGAAAAATTAGACTATTTATCAGTTATTAAAGATGTTTTTTTGAAAAAATTTTAA
- the mtaB gene encoding tRNA (N(6)-L-threonylcarbamoyladenosine(37)-C(2))-methylthiotransferase MtaB, whose amino-acid sequence MAFYTIGCKLNYAETSTIKRKFSFLDYEHVDFKDYSDIYVINTCSVTNNAENKLKYLVRCAIRKNPKSKIIAMGCYVQYDYEKISKINGIDIFLNNKEKFNIIDFIHYKKFKIKTYKNFNFFPSFSLENRTRSFLKIQDGCNYKCSYCSIPIARGFSRSDNIKNILKNIDLIFDKGIKEIVLTGINIGDYNYKYNKNIKNFNFFDLIQAINNHIEKRKEKKRIRLSSIEPNLLKDEIIEYLSKNKYFVPHFHIPLQSGSNKILKYMQRRYQKELYEEKINKIRNHIPNAYIGSDIIVGFPGETYKNFLETYFFLKKLSISSIHVFTYSGRSNTKSIFLDKKISKKIKIKRSYILRILSKKKYNYFCNRQIKTKKTVLFEKNNKNNSYLYGYTENYIRTKIYYTSMSIKYENTFQDVVLKKIDSKDGIIIVEPIRKQIL is encoded by the coding sequence ATAGCATTTTATACTATAGGATGTAAATTAAATTATGCAGAAACCTCTACTATAAAAAGAAAATTTTCTTTTTTGGATTATGAACATGTTGATTTTAAAGATTATTCAGATATATATGTAATTAATACTTGTTCTGTTACAAATAATGCAGAAAACAAATTAAAATATTTAGTTCGTTGTGCAATTCGAAAAAACCCAAAATCCAAAATTATAGCTATGGGGTGTTATGTGCAATATGATTATGAAAAAATATCTAAAATAAATGGAATTGATATTTTTTTAAATAATAAAGAAAAATTTAATATTATTGATTTTATTCATTATAAAAAATTTAAAATAAAAACATATAAAAACTTTAATTTTTTTCCATCATTCTCTCTTGAAAATAGAACTCGTTCATTTTTAAAAATCCAAGATGGATGTAATTATAAATGTAGTTATTGTTCCATACCAATTGCAAGAGGATTCTCTCGATCTGATAATATAAAAAATATATTAAAAAATATTGATTTAATTTTCGATAAAGGGATCAAAGAAATAGTATTAACAGGAATTAATATTGGAGATTATAATTATAAATATAATAAAAATATTAAAAATTTCAATTTTTTTGATCTCATACAAGCTATAAATAATCATATAGAAAAAAGAAAAGAAAAAAAAAGGATTAGATTATCCTCAATAGAACCAAATTTATTAAAAGATGAAATTATAGAATATTTATCTAAAAATAAATATTTTGTTCCTCATTTTCACATACCTTTACAGTCTGGTAGTAATAAAATATTGAAATATATGCAAAGGAGATATCAAAAAGAATTATATGAAGAAAAAATAAATAAAATAAGAAATCATATACCCAATGCATATATAGGATCAGACATTATTGTTGGTTTTCCTGGAGAAACATATAAAAATTTTTTGGAAACTTATTTTTTTTTAAAAAAGTTATCTATATCATCAATTCATGTATTTACTTATTCTGGTAGATCAAATACAAAATCAATATTTTTAGATAAAAAAATTTCTAAAAAAATAAAAATAAAAAGAAGTTATATATTAAGAATTCTTTCTAAGAAAAAATATAACTATTTTTGTAATAGACAAATAAAAACAAAAAAAACTGTTTTATTTGAAAAGAATAACAAAAATAATTCATATTTATATGGATATACAGAAAATTATATACGAACTAAAATTTATTATACGTCTATGTCTATTAAATATGAGAATACCTTTCAGGATGTTGTATTAAAAAAGATAGATTCTAAAGATGGAATAATAATTGTTGAACCAATAAGAAAACAAATATTATAA
- a CDS encoding bifunctional 3-deoxy-7-phosphoheptulonate synthase/chorismate mutase type II has protein sequence MDKLNNNLDRSWIDKFNKPFVISGPCSAESEKQVLDIAKKLNQSYINVFRAGIWKPRTKPGNFEGVGEDGLIWLNKVKKYTGLMVSTEIANAEHVELCISYDIDILWIGARSTTSPFVVQEIAESLEHDNNKRIILIKNPIHPDIELWMGALERLYEKGIRKLGLIHRGFFSYKSLKYRNNPNWDILLHIKKILPRIPIICDPSHICGNRDHIFDVSTQSIKNFKCDGLMIETHCDPDNAWSDSKQQIHPNHLLNFLKKIQNNEFEYKKEIDSLRILIDELDENVISILSKRMEISKKLGVLKKKLNINTLQPNRWKLIMENYIEIGKNFGISKELIENIFNVLHKESIKIQNKIRE, from the coding sequence ATGGATAAATTAAATAACAATTTAGATAGATCTTGGATTGATAAATTTAATAAACCTTTTGTAATATCTGGTCCCTGTAGTGCGGAAAGTGAAAAACAAGTATTAGATATAGCAAAAAAATTAAATCAGTCATATATTAATGTTTTTAGAGCTGGAATATGGAAACCTAGAACTAAACCAGGTAATTTTGAAGGTGTTGGAGAAGATGGGTTAATATGGTTAAATAAAGTAAAAAAATATACAGGATTAATGGTATCAACTGAGATTGCTAATGCAGAACATGTTGAATTATGTATATCTTATGATATAGATATTTTATGGATTGGAGCGAGAAGTACTACAAGTCCTTTTGTTGTTCAAGAAATAGCAGAGTCACTAGAACATGATAATAACAAAAGAATCATTTTGATAAAAAATCCAATTCATCCAGATATAGAATTATGGATGGGGGCTTTAGAGCGTTTATATGAAAAAGGAATTAGAAAATTGGGGTTAATACATCGTGGTTTTTTTAGTTACAAAAGCCTTAAATATCGTAATAATCCAAATTGGGATATTTTATTGCATATTAAAAAAATTCTACCTAGAATACCAATTATATGCGATCCTTCTCATATATGTGGAAATAGAGATCATATATTTGATGTATCTACTCAATCAATTAAGAATTTTAAATGTGATGGACTTATGATAGAAACTCATTGTGATCCAGATAATGCATGGAGTGATTCTAAACAGCAGATTCATCCAAATCATTTATTAAATTTTTTGAAAAAAATTCAAAATAATGAGTTTGAATATAAAAAAGAAATAGATTCTTTACGAATCTTAATAGATGAATTAGACGAAAATGTTATATCAATTTTATCAAAAAGAATGGAAATATCTAAAAAATTAGGGGTTTTAAAAAAAAAATTAAATATAAATACATTACAACCAAATAGATGGAAATTAATTATGGAAAATTATATTGAAATAGGAAAAAATTTTGGAATTTCAAAAGAACTTATTGAAAACATTTTTAATGTATTACATAAAGAATCTATAAAAATTCAAAATAAAATTAGGGAATAG
- the rpe gene encoding ribulose-phosphate 3-epimerase: MKKIIAPSLLSANLAFLYRDIEMLNESEADWFHLDVMDLSFVSNISFGFSFIQYVKKYTSKPIDVHLMILNPELYIKKFKESGADHIHIHYEACFHLNKTIFLIKKYGLKVGVAINPHTPIFLLQDIINDIDFVLLMSVNPGFSGQVFIDHTYDKIKDIKNLILKKNSTALIEVDGGINLKNSYFLFKSGADILVSGSTIFSNSDPKNIIRKLKEIC, from the coding sequence ATGAAAAAAATTATAGCTCCATCTTTACTATCAGCAAATTTAGCATTTTTGTACCGTGATATAGAAATGTTAAATGAAAGTGAAGCAGATTGGTTTCATTTAGATGTTATGGACTTATCTTTTGTATCTAATATATCTTTTGGATTTTCATTTATTCAATATGTAAAAAAATATACATCAAAACCTATAGATGTTCATCTAATGATATTAAATCCTGAATTATATATAAAAAAATTTAAAGAAAGTGGAGCTGATCATATTCATATTCATTATGAAGCATGTTTTCATTTAAATAAAACTATTTTTTTGATAAAAAAATATGGACTAAAAGTAGGGGTTGCAATAAATCCTCACACTCCTATTTTTTTATTACAGGATATTATTAATGATATTGATTTCGTATTATTAATGAGCGTAAACCCAGGATTTAGTGGACAAGTGTTTATTGACCATACATATGATAAAATAAAAGATATTAAAAATCTTATTTTAAAAAAAAATTCTACTGCTCTTATAGAAGTAGATGGAGGAATTAATTTAAAAAATTCTTATTTTTTATTCAAAAGTGGAGCTGACATTTTAGTTTCTGGATCAACAATTTTTTCTAATTCTGATCCTAAAAATATTATACGAAAGTTAAAAGAAATTTGTTAA
- a CDS encoding prephenate dehydratase: MNVIAIQGIKGCFHHAAASKYFENNDYQLMECYSFRELASYVAKSDVDFGVMAIENTIAGTILTNYNLLSEYRLKIIGEIFMPIKHYLIAYPGQKIEDIKEIISHPMAFLQCELFIDTYPHIKISEYSDTASAAEYISKNKKKKIAAIASKEASNEYGLEILYDNIQTINNNFTRFFIIKNKHHIYNNNYFNKASLRLNISHTTGSLSKILSLISNFKINMTKIQSIPIVHSPWEYSFYIDIIFNNINNYEKMKKNIKKISLLHHMLIMGEYKNGMSN; the protein is encoded by the coding sequence ATGAATGTAATAGCGATACAAGGGATAAAAGGTTGTTTTCATCATGCTGCTGCTTCTAAATATTTTGAAAATAATGATTATCAATTAATGGAATGTTATTCTTTTAGAGAATTGGCATCTTATGTAGCAAAATCAGATGTAGATTTTGGAGTTATGGCAATAGAAAATACTATAGCTGGGACCATATTAACCAATTATAATCTTCTATCTGAGTATAGATTAAAAATTATAGGAGAAATTTTTATGCCCATAAAACATTATTTAATAGCATATCCAGGACAAAAAATAGAAGATATAAAAGAGATTATATCTCATCCTATGGCTTTTCTACAATGTGAATTATTTATAGATACATATCCACATATAAAAATATCTGAGTATTCAGATACAGCTTCTGCTGCAGAATATATATCTAAAAATAAAAAAAAAAAAATAGCAGCAATTGCTTCAAAAGAAGCTTCAAATGAATATGGATTAGAAATATTATATGATAATATTCAAACTATAAATAATAATTTTACAAGATTTTTTATAATTAAAAATAAACATCATATTTATAATAATAATTATTTTAATAAAGCATCATTAAGATTAAATATTTCACATACCACAGGTAGTTTATCTAAAATATTAAGTTTAATATCAAATTTTAAAATAAATATGACAAAAATACAATCAATACCAATTGTACACAGTCCATGGGAATATTCATTTTATATAGATATTATATTTAATAACATAAATAATTATGAAAAAATGAAAAAAAATATAAAAAAAATCTCACTTCTTCATCATATGTTAATTATGGGAGAATATAAAAATGGTATGTCTAATTAA